A genome region from Leptospiraceae bacterium includes the following:
- a CDS encoding DEAD/DEAH box helicase family protein, with protein sequence MTNQNPEQIARDHIDKMLIASGWVIQSIKKINLHARVGVAVKEYLTDVGPADYMLFVDGKPCGVIEAKREEEGHRISVHETQGEEYANAKLKHLNNDPLPFVYISTGEVTRFTDFTDPKPRARSIFCFHRPETLRDWYKNYTENKIHSISRRDRSRPVPTSIRGRLQQLPSLPTEGLRDCQINAITKLEKSFKENRPRALIQMATGSGKTFTAITFIYRLLKYAKAKRVLFLVDTKNLGEQAEQEFMSFVPNDDNRKFTELYSVQRLKSSYVATDSQVCISTIQRLYSVLKGSELDEKLEEENPNERKWQPKEVPPIEYNSKIPIEFFDFIVIDECHRSIYNLWKQVLEYFDAFEVGLTATPDKRTVGYFNQNQVSEYSHEMAVADGVNVGYEVFIIDTKITQAGATLWKGEYIEHRERLSFKKRMQLQDEDEAYSKMQLDKDVVNLNQIRTIIKSFKDNLPNIFKDRYDENGNFEVPKTLIFAKTDSHADDIIRIVREEFAEENRFCKKITYN encoded by the coding sequence ATGACAAATCAAAATCCTGAACAAATAGCTAGAGACCATATAGATAAAATGCTTATTGCTTCCGGGTGGGTAATTCAAAGTATTAAAAAAATAAATCTACATGCGAGAGTCGGCGTAGCGGTTAAGGAGTATTTGACGGATGTTGGACCTGCTGACTATATGCTTTTTGTAGATGGGAAACCATGTGGAGTCATAGAGGCAAAGAGAGAAGAAGAAGGTCATCGAATCAGTGTGCATGAAACACAAGGGGAAGAGTATGCAAATGCAAAACTCAAACATCTAAACAATGACCCTTTACCTTTTGTGTATATTAGCACAGGAGAGGTTACACGGTTTACAGACTTTACCGATCCAAAGCCAAGAGCTAGATCAATCTTTTGTTTTCATCGACCTGAAACATTACGCGACTGGTATAAGAATTATACAGAAAATAAAATTCATTCGATATCCCGTAGGGACAGGTCGCGACCTGTCCCTACGTCTATACGAGGAAGATTACAACAATTACCCTCTTTACCTACTGAAGGTTTGCGCGATTGTCAGATCAATGCGATTACTAAATTAGAAAAATCATTTAAAGAAAATCGACCTAGAGCTTTGATTCAAATGGCGACTGGTTCAGGAAAAACATTTACAGCAATTACGTTTATCTATCGGTTATTAAAATATGCAAAAGCAAAACGAGTTTTATTTTTAGTAGATACGAAGAATTTAGGAGAACAAGCGGAACAAGAATTCATGTCATTTGTTCCGAATGATGACAACAGAAAGTTTACCGAACTCTATAGCGTCCAACGTTTAAAATCCAGTTATGTTGCCACAGATAGTCAAGTATGTATTAGCACAATACAACGATTATACTCAGTTTTAAAAGGCTCAGAGTTAGATGAAAAATTAGAAGAAGAAAATCCAAATGAAAGAAAATGGCAACCGAAAGAAGTTCCTCCAATAGAATACAATTCAAAAATACCAATTGAGTTTTTTGATTTTATTGTGATTGATGAATGCCATAGAAGTATTTACAATCTTTGGAAACAAGTATTAGAATATTTTGATGCATTCGAAGTGGGGCTAACGGCTACACCCGATAAACGAACGGTAGGATATTTTAATCAAAACCAAGTAAGTGAGTATTCCCATGAAATGGCAGTTGCCGATGGAGTCAATGTTGGTTATGAAGTTTTTATCATTGATACAAAAATTACACAAGCGGGAGCGACACTCTGGAAGGGAGAATACATTGAGCATAGAGAACGTCTAAGTTTCAAAAAAAGAATGCAACTGCAAGACGAAGATGAAGCTTACTCGAAAATGCAGTTAGACAAAGATGTTGTAAATCTCAATCAAATCAGAACTATAATAAAATCTTTCAAAGATAATCTTCCAAATATTTTTAAAGACCGATATGACGAGAATGGAAACTTTGAAGTCCCAAAGACATTAATCTTTGCAAAGACAGATAGCCATGCAGACGATATAATACGAATTGTAAGAGAAGAATTTGCAGAAGAAAATCGGTTTTGCAAAAAGATTACTTATAACTGA
- a CDS encoding DUF488 domain-containing protein, with translation MFYRRKVILALIQMFGGKLSKLDFQKLLFLFSQIQKEPSYDFLPYRFGCYSAQVNQDLKTMIKYDLVEENPVTWIIKTKTNYNETVKPQDREFMKNLYSDFKNLKGESLIQYVYKKFPFYAIRSEIAEKILKKSELEIIQSLQPNKKESVLFTIGYEGKSVEKYVTQLLNESVKVLCDVRKNPFSMKYGFSKSQLKKILENVGIESDKIKNLKQETDYQNLFVEYEKNILPKMTDDLKRVSDICKKNKRVALTCFEKEHTSCHRSRTANALLPLLSNKFSLEHI, from the coding sequence ATGTTTTACAGAAGAAAAGTAATTCTTGCTCTCATTCAAATGTTTGGAGGGAAACTTTCTAAATTAGATTTTCAGAAGCTTCTTTTTTTATTTTCACAAATTCAAAAAGAACCTAGTTATGATTTTCTTCCTTATCGTTTCGGTTGTTATTCCGCACAAGTAAACCAAGATTTGAAAACGATGATTAAATATGATTTAGTCGAAGAGAATCCTGTAACATGGATTATAAAAACAAAAACTAATTATAACGAAACCGTGAAGCCACAGGATAGAGAATTTATGAAAAATCTTTATTCTGATTTTAAGAATTTAAAAGGGGAATCATTAATTCAGTATGTGTATAAGAAATTTCCCTTTTATGCAATTAGAAGTGAGATAGCTGAAAAGATTTTAAAAAAATCTGAATTAGAAATCATTCAAAGTTTACAACCGAATAAAAAAGAATCGGTTCTGTTTACGATTGGTTATGAAGGTAAGTCTGTAGAAAAATATGTTACTCAGTTGCTAAACGAAAGTGTGAAAGTGCTTTGCGATGTAAGAAAAAATCCGTTCAGTATGAAGTATGGTTTTTCTAAAAGTCAGTTGAAAAAAATATTAGAAAATGTAGGAATTGAATCTGATAAAATAAAAAATTTAAAACAAGAAACAGACTATCAAAATCTATTTGTAGAGTATGAAAAAAATATTTTACCAAAGATGACTGACGATTTAAAAAGAGTCTCTGATATTTGCAAAAAAAATAAGCGAGTAGCTTTGACTTGTTTTGAGAAAGAACATACTTCCTGTCATAGAAGCAGAACGGCTAATGCACTTTTGCCCTTACTTTCCAATAAATTTTCTCTGGAACATATATAA
- a CDS encoding restriction endonuclease subunit S yields the protein MKEANNNIPQHWEMKKLGELCFTTSGGTPYRGNSKFYEGNIPWVKSGELDKGLILDTEEKITEDAIKNSSAKIFPKGTLLIALYGATIGKLAFLGIDAATNQAICGIHKSDHIDSVYLYHFLFYKKPSFIKQSFGGAQPNISQAILKDLTVPLPPLPEQVAIVNKIEELFSELENGKEQLLTAQRQLKIYRQSLLKAAFEGRLTSSESSVGTGRDLSLPEQKKSNNINTITENDNLPQGWKLVKIDSLLSDKKKGMTTGPFGTMLKKSDYQKHGVPILGIENIGEGIFQMPNRNFLTKEKAKELKSFTVKENDLIISRSGTIGEICLIPKKMENSVISSNLMKVSLNQEVVYTKFFVYLFLGGKVRQQVFELCKGSSRAFLNQTILNSLDFPLPPLQVQQAIVEILESKLTVCDKLEETISESLRQTETLRQSILKKAFEGKLV from the coding sequence ATGAAAGAAGCAAACAACAATATACCGCAACATTGGGAAATGAAGAAATTAGGAGAGCTTTGTTTTACCACAAGTGGAGGAACACCATACCGTGGGAATAGTAAATTCTATGAAGGGAATATACCTTGGGTAAAATCAGGAGAGCTAGATAAAGGATTAATTCTTGATACGGAAGAAAAAATTACAGAAGACGCAATTAAAAATTCTAGTGCGAAAATATTTCCTAAAGGAACATTATTAATTGCTCTCTATGGTGCGACTATTGGCAAATTAGCATTCCTTGGAATTGACGCAGCTACAAATCAAGCGATATGCGGTATTCATAAAAGTGACCATATTGATTCCGTTTATCTCTATCATTTTTTATTTTATAAAAAGCCAAGCTTTATTAAGCAAAGTTTTGGTGGTGCACAACCAAATATAAGTCAGGCAATTTTAAAAGATTTAACAGTCCCCCTCCCACCTCTCCCCGAACAAGTCGCCATTGTAAACAAAATAGAAGAACTTTTCAGTGAATTAGAAAACGGGAAAGAACAACTATTAACCGCACAAAGGCAACTTAAGATATACCGCCAGAGTTTGTTGAAGGCAGCGTTTGAGGGACGGTTGACATCATCGGAATCGTCGGTAGGGACAGGTCGCGACCTGTCCCTACCGGAACAAAAAAAATCAAACAATATAAATACAATAACGGAAAACGACAATTTACCTCAAGGATGGAAATTGGTTAAAATAGACTCTTTATTATCAGATAAAAAAAAGGGAATGACCACTGGACCATTTGGAACAATGCTAAAGAAAAGTGATTATCAAAAGCATGGTGTTCCAATTTTAGGTATTGAAAACATTGGCGAAGGAATCTTCCAAATGCCAAACCGGAATTTTCTTACAAAGGAAAAAGCAAAAGAACTCAAGAGTTTTACAGTAAAAGAAAACGACCTTATTATATCTCGTTCAGGAACAATTGGAGAAATTTGCCTTATACCAAAGAAAATGGAGAATTCAGTAATATCTTCGAATTTAATGAAAGTTTCACTGAATCAGGAAGTCGTATATACTAAATTTTTCGTTTATCTCTTTCTTGGAGGTAAAGTAAGACAGCAAGTATTTGAACTTTGTAAAGGCTCTTCAAGAGCATTTCTAAATCAAACGATTCTAAATTCTTTAGATTTCCCTCTCCCACCACTCCAAGTCCAACAAGCGATAGTCGAAATACTTGAGAGCAAACTCACAGTATGCGACAAACTAGAAGAAACGATTAGCGAGAGTCTCAGGCAAACGGAAACACTTAGGCAGAGTATATTGAAGAAAGCGTTTGAGGGTAAACTTGTCTAG